The proteins below are encoded in one region of Helianthus annuus cultivar XRQ/B chromosome 2, HanXRQr2.0-SUNRISE, whole genome shotgun sequence:
- the LOC110910580 gene encoding histone H3.v1, whose product MNAVSNSDINFSEENAGGSDTDSIPEESPEYYEPLSNGAIEDEEEDSSDNEERHVENGISYLDLSKEEDEEEEKEEEEERMRREAMQRAFREDERRRSAPLTQENTTRVMEAMRGISFRGLPPDWAAQDHRWMDQLAAIRQSPSS is encoded by the exons ATGAACGCGGTGTCCAATTCCGATATCAATTTCAGCGAAG aGAACGCCGGTGGAAGCGACACTGACAGCATCCCCGAGGAATCACCGGAATACTACGAGCCACTATCTAATGGCGCCATCGAGGACGAAGAAGAAGATTCTTCAGATAACGAGGAGAGGCACGTAGAGAACGGAATCAGTTATCTGGATCTGAGCAAGGAAGAGGACgaggaagaagaaaaagaagaagaggaGGAAAGGATGAGGAGAGAGGCGATGCAGAGGGCGTTTAGAGAGGATGAAAGGCGTCGGAGTGCTCCTTTGACGCAGGAGAATACGACCAGAGTCATGGAGGCCATGCGGGGGATATCCTTCCGAGGATTGCCTCCGGATTGGGCGGCTCAGGATCATCGCTGGATGGATCAGCTTGCAGCTATTAGACAATCGCCATCTTCGTAA